The window CGTTTCGGCCGCATGATCCTGGCCCAGATTTTGCTTTATGCCCAGCAGCGGCAATCGCAGGGTGGAGGAAACCCCGCGAGCGTCTATTTGGATGAAATCGGAAAATATCCGAACGAGGATCTCACCGCGCTGTTGACAACAGCCAGGGAAGCTGATGTCTGGATTACGGTCGCCTGTCAGAATCTTTATCAACTTAAAAACGTTCCGGATGCGGACCCGGATGCCTTCATCGCGGACGTTATTTCTTGCACCAGAACCAAAGTCATCTTTGACGCGCCCCATCCGGGCGAGGCCGAGCTTTTCGCCAAGATGATGGGCACTGAAACCACCGAGCGCAAAACGTGGCAGTCCACATCCGGGCTTTTTGGTCGTTCCACGGGCTTGGAAAATGTGCGGTTGACCGAGGAATTCATCATTCACCCCAATTTGTTGAAGGAAATGAAGCCCTTCCGGGCCGCGGTGATAACCGCGGGACAGAAACCGGCGCTGATTGCCACGCCTCAGCTTTACTTGGCGTTTCAGGGCGCGAGGCTTAATGCCGTCGCTTCTCCTGAGGCCGCGGAAAACAAAATCGAGGGGCTCAATTTGAGGGAAGCCGCTTGCGGCGCCAGGTCGAACGGAAAACTTCAGGTGCTGTGATGCGAATATTAACTTTGGGCCGGCAGATTCAATCAGCGAGGGAACGAAAGAATATCGGCCTGACAGAATTGGCCTATAGAACGGGGATCAGTGTTGAGCATTTGATGGAAATTGAAGGAGATCAAGCCTACGCCTGCGATTTAACGATCAGGGCTTTTTCCCGCGAATTGGGCATACCGATTGAGATATTAAACAGTCTACAGGTCCGTCTCAACGCAGGGGAGAAGGCAGGCTGCGAGCAGATTCCGGCGTTGGCGATGCTTCTTAAAATTATCGCCGGCGCTCATAACCCGGTCTCTATCGCTCATGAGCTGATGCCGCTGGCAAAAGATTTAGCGAGACTTCAAAAGCAATCGCAAACAACTGCGTCACGAGAAATCGTTTCAAACGGACCGTTGCCGGTTTTTTGATTTGGTTTTCGCCGGTCTTTGACAATTAGAACAAAGTAACTCTGCCGGTCCCGCGGCGGAGCAATCCTGCCAAGGCGCCCAGGCC of the Elusimicrobiota bacterium genome contains:
- a CDS encoding helix-turn-helix transcriptional regulator translates to MMRILTLGRQIQSARERKNIGLTELAYRTGISVEHLMEIEGDQAYACDLTIRAFSRELGIPIEILNSLQVRLNAGEKAGCEQIPALAMLLKIIAGAHNPVSIAHELMPLAKDLARLQKQSQTTASREIVSNGPLPVF